A stretch of Mastacembelus armatus chromosome 1, fMasArm1.2, whole genome shotgun sequence DNA encodes these proteins:
- the rps19bp1 gene encoding active regulator of SIRT1, with protein sequence MSASLIRRGLELLSDDIKGVSKEKAKQQQTPSLATVMELVSTKRKGVTKQVKRLQGRLGPGKSKATVKDKRIKSAVEEFRKKQGEKSQMSTNLKYFMKTGYKTADSETLKILSHNLGRQSRNHPERPAKKAKEPQSSFTEEEFQQFQKEYFGRTVEEKK encoded by the exons ATGTCGGCGTCGTTGATCAGGAGAGGACTGGAGCTGCTGAGCGACGATATTAAAG GTGTCAGTAAAGAGAAGGCCAAGCAGCAGCAGACCCCCAGCTTGGCCACCGTGATGGAGCTGGTGAGCACCAAGCGGAAGGGAGTCACCAAACAGGTCAAGCGGCTGCAGGGTCGCCTGGGGCCCGGCAAGAGCAAAGCTACAGTCAAAGACAAGAGGATCAAGTCTGCAGTGG AGGAGTTCAGGAAGAAGCAGGGGGAGAAGAGTCAGATGAGCACTAACCTCAAGTACTTCATGAAAACTGGCTACAAAACAGCTGATTCTGAAACTCTGAAG ATATTGAGTCACAATCTAGGGAGACAGTCCAGGAATCACCCAGAACGACCTGCCAAGAAAGCCAAAGAGCCACAGTCGTCGTTCACAGAGGAGGAGTTCCAGCAGTTCCAGAAGGAATACTTTGGCAGGACTGTAGAGGAGAAGAAATGA
- the LOC113128485 gene encoding apolipoprotein L3-like, translating to MPQNAGSLVVWWKEVEQSAGSDYGKYLNSLCKDLKLKGERETKIVDTKAEQVDKAIKLYIHLLSERDGALSGHISELLCIADKLDKVSKGTKIAGITGGATSVAGGVAAAAGVILSPFTLGASLALTVIGVGVAAAGGVTGASAVIANKVNVAQDQKKIDRIFHEYEQLMVDIQNCLKFLNKSMEQLKQHDQSVLNEAIKESERADRVVKLATTGGASAKALEVNSKASGLIQGFAIGMDMYFTQGKNGQKLKKGLESKFAMKIRTLAEELNKGLDELRQMKTLFLNIYQKNSF from the exons ATGCCTCAG AATGCTGGCTCTCTGGTGGTTTGGTGGAAGGAAGTGGAACAATCTGCTGGATCTGATTATGGAAAGT ACTTGAATTCACTGTGCAAAGACCTCAAACTTAAAggtgaaagagaaacaaa AATCGTTGACACTAAAGCTGAACAGGTTGATAAAGCAATCAAGCTTTACATCCACCTGCTGTCTGAACGTGATGGTGCCCTGAGTGGACACATTTCTGAACTGCTCTGCATCGCTGACAAACTAGACAAG GTTTCAAAGGGGACAAAGATAGCTGGCATCACAGGAGGGGCTACGAGTGTAGCAGGAggagtagcagcagcagctggtgtgATATTGTCTCCGTTCACACTGGGAGCCTCACTGGCCCTCACTGTAATCGGGGTAGGAGTGGCTGCAGCCGGCGGCGTCACTGGTGCATCAGCAGTCATTGCCAACAAG GTGAATGTCGCTCAGGACCAGAAAAAAATTGACAGGATTTTCCATGAGTACGAGCAACTCATGGTGGATATTCAGAACTGCCTTAAATTCCTCAACAAGAGCATGGAGCAGCTAAAGCAGCATGACCAGTCTGTTCTGAATGAAGCCATAAAGGAATCTGAGAGGGCAGACAGGGTAGTGAAGTTGGCTACTACAGGAGGAGCAAGTGCCAAAGCCCTAGAGGTAAACAGCAAGGCGTCTGGGTTGATACAAGGCTTTGCAATTGGCATGGATATGTACTTCACCCAAGGAAAGAATGGGCAGAAGCTGAAGAAGGGCCTTGAGTCAAAGTTTGCAATGAAAATCCGCACTCTAGCAGAGGAGCTGAATAAGGGATTGGATGAGCTTAGGCAAATGAAGACCTTGTTCCTAAACATTTAtcagaaaaattcattttag
- the atf4a gene encoding cyclic AMP-dependent transcription factor ATF-4 isoform X1 — translation MILSQLALEDVEALCLEPSFLTADPMGPLLDQDVDEALSPSSSLEGKAPASPSLSFSPYRTLSSSPLSSASPPPSPSPTNTSLFLGTKAGADLMSFTWLGASGLLDDHVGADDRKADDALSGMDWMSEKIDLSEFDLDSLIGSCSSDDSPSSPEDFLASLDSHMDLDLDPFDTNIPTPQDNMELGLPLANIPSIPLELPLTVATEAKKTEVVLHKGPVMKSEPPSPDPSPSPTSPAYTLELESEVDVLDAEKMVTSLTATIIPDPSGNIQTTSPIMFSLPTTGHLVLVLPDPVVKTSSPSSDCDSDSGIESLGSSSPRLASSPPPTPSPTAGSSRTKPYCKPEPKAASAAKASRVKSVSGAPKVVEKKLKKMEQNKTAATRYRQKKRVEQEQLKTECDELEKRNHELMEKAESISREIQYLKDLMEEVRKHRRGKTSSVA, via the exons ATGATTCTCTCCCAGCTAGCCTTGGAGGACGTGGAGGCCCTGTGCTTAG AGCCCTCGTTTCTGACGGCTGACCCCATGGGGCCCCTTCTGGACCAAGATGTAGATGAAgctctttctccctcctcctctctagAGGGGAAGGCGCCAGCTTcgccctccctctctttctctccctacCGGACCCTGTCATCCTCCCCGCTCTCTTCTGcctctccacctccctccccctctcccaCCAATACCTCCCTGTTCCTGGGAACCAAGGCCGGAGCAGACTTGATGTCCTTCACCTGGCTGGGTGCCAGCGGGCTGCTCGATGACCATGTTGGAGCAGACGATCGCAAAG caGATGATGCTTTGTCAGGCATGGATTGGATGTCAGAGAAAATCGATCTAAGTGAATTTGACCTGGATTCCCTCATTGGCTCTTGCTCATCCGATGATTCTCCCAGCTCCCCTGAGGATTTCCTGGCCTCTCTTGATTCCCACATGGATCTGGATTTAGACCCGTTCGACACAAACATCCCCACCCCACAAGACAACATGGAGCTGGGTCTGCCACTGGCCAACATCCCCTCCATCCCTCTGGAGCTCCCTCTTACTGTAGCAACTGAGGCCAAGAAAACAGAGGTGGTTCTTCATAAGGGACCCGTTATGAAGTCTGAGCCTCCCTCCCCAGATCCCTCTCCGTCTCCCACCTCCCCAGCCTATACATTGGAGCTTGAAAGTGAAGTGGATGTGTTGGATGCAGAGAAAATGGTCACATCGCTTACTGCCACCATCATACCTGATCCCAGTGGAAACATTCAGACCACCAGTCCCATCATGTTTTCCCTTCCCACCACTGGTCACCTTGTGCTGGTGCTTCCTGACCCAGTTGTCAAAACCTCTTCTCCATCAAGTGACTGTGACAGTGACTCTGGCATCGAATCACTTGGCAGCTCATCCCCACGCCTGGCCTCTAGTCCGCCTCCCACACCCTCCCCTACAGCTGGTTCCTCTAGGACCAAACCTTACTGCAAGCCGGAGCCCAAAGCTGCTTCCGCGGCCAAGGCCTCAAGGGTCAAATCAGTGTCTGGTGCTCCCAAGGTGGTGGAGAAGAAACTGAAGAAGATGGAGCAGAACAAGACAGCGGCCACTCGCTACAGGCAGAAGAAGAGGGTTGAGCAGGAGCAGTTGAAGACAGAATGTGACGAGCTGGAGAAGAGGAACCACGAGTTGATGGAAAAGGCGGAGTCCATCAGCCGAGAGATTCAATATCTCAAGGATCTGATGGAGGAAGTTCGTAAGCATCGACGTGGCAAGACCAGTTCAGTGGCTTAA
- the atf4a gene encoding cyclic AMP-dependent transcription factor ATF-4 isoform X2, with the protein MILSQLALEDVEALCLEPSFLTADPMGPLLDQDVDEALSPSSSLEGKAPASPSLSFSPYRTLSSSPLSSASPPPSPSPTNTSLFLGTKAGADLMSFTWLGASGLLDDHVGADDRKDDALSGMDWMSEKIDLSEFDLDSLIGSCSSDDSPSSPEDFLASLDSHMDLDLDPFDTNIPTPQDNMELGLPLANIPSIPLELPLTVATEAKKTEVVLHKGPVMKSEPPSPDPSPSPTSPAYTLELESEVDVLDAEKMVTSLTATIIPDPSGNIQTTSPIMFSLPTTGHLVLVLPDPVVKTSSPSSDCDSDSGIESLGSSSPRLASSPPPTPSPTAGSSRTKPYCKPEPKAASAAKASRVKSVSGAPKVVEKKLKKMEQNKTAATRYRQKKRVEQEQLKTECDELEKRNHELMEKAESISREIQYLKDLMEEVRKHRRGKTSSVA; encoded by the exons ATGATTCTCTCCCAGCTAGCCTTGGAGGACGTGGAGGCCCTGTGCTTAG AGCCCTCGTTTCTGACGGCTGACCCCATGGGGCCCCTTCTGGACCAAGATGTAGATGAAgctctttctccctcctcctctctagAGGGGAAGGCGCCAGCTTcgccctccctctctttctctccctacCGGACCCTGTCATCCTCCCCGCTCTCTTCTGcctctccacctccctccccctctcccaCCAATACCTCCCTGTTCCTGGGAACCAAGGCCGGAGCAGACTTGATGTCCTTCACCTGGCTGGGTGCCAGCGGGCTGCTCGATGACCATGTTGGAGCAGACGATCGCAAAG ATGATGCTTTGTCAGGCATGGATTGGATGTCAGAGAAAATCGATCTAAGTGAATTTGACCTGGATTCCCTCATTGGCTCTTGCTCATCCGATGATTCTCCCAGCTCCCCTGAGGATTTCCTGGCCTCTCTTGATTCCCACATGGATCTGGATTTAGACCCGTTCGACACAAACATCCCCACCCCACAAGACAACATGGAGCTGGGTCTGCCACTGGCCAACATCCCCTCCATCCCTCTGGAGCTCCCTCTTACTGTAGCAACTGAGGCCAAGAAAACAGAGGTGGTTCTTCATAAGGGACCCGTTATGAAGTCTGAGCCTCCCTCCCCAGATCCCTCTCCGTCTCCCACCTCCCCAGCCTATACATTGGAGCTTGAAAGTGAAGTGGATGTGTTGGATGCAGAGAAAATGGTCACATCGCTTACTGCCACCATCATACCTGATCCCAGTGGAAACATTCAGACCACCAGTCCCATCATGTTTTCCCTTCCCACCACTGGTCACCTTGTGCTGGTGCTTCCTGACCCAGTTGTCAAAACCTCTTCTCCATCAAGTGACTGTGACAGTGACTCTGGCATCGAATCACTTGGCAGCTCATCCCCACGCCTGGCCTCTAGTCCGCCTCCCACACCCTCCCCTACAGCTGGTTCCTCTAGGACCAAACCTTACTGCAAGCCGGAGCCCAAAGCTGCTTCCGCGGCCAAGGCCTCAAGGGTCAAATCAGTGTCTGGTGCTCCCAAGGTGGTGGAGAAGAAACTGAAGAAGATGGAGCAGAACAAGACAGCGGCCACTCGCTACAGGCAGAAGAAGAGGGTTGAGCAGGAGCAGTTGAAGACAGAATGTGACGAGCTGGAGAAGAGGAACCACGAGTTGATGGAAAAGGCGGAGTCCATCAGCCGAGAGATTCAATATCTCAAGGATCTGATGGAGGAAGTTCGTAAGCATCGACGTGGCAAGACCAGTTCAGTGGCTTAA
- the LOC113127705 gene encoding uncharacterized protein LOC113127705 isoform X1, with translation MFRLRASLRDIFLSTLMLFLASRFFIRRMSSTLHRHIIWESDGLVAYLHPRPWTPGSVILERSTSGSPGGSIFHLQESEYLSWMLGARTVAKLLCDRLGVRRCALVSRPHRDRPAQIRVLPLHGLDAEWRPHLAGEEEYNAHDPAYCTSKSAPRWNDSSLTEIQNKIRAKLPSPDAPPNLTFLGVDPTHPGLFSRIVRGEEQQWRVWDDEGHVAFLTPFPNSPGFTVLVPRRPLTSDIFKLDKEDYEGLVLATWKVSQLLEKGLGAWGIGLIFEGFEIDYAHAKLIPLFLPPSGVEGDITTPPSPQFCATYPGYVTSEDGPEASLENLKEMHIKITLI, from the exons ATGTTCCGGCTTAGGGCGTCTTTACGCGATATTTTCCTCTCAACGTTGATGCTGTTTCTCGCTTCGAGGTTTTTTATTAGAAG AATGTCCTCCACTCTCCACCGTCATATCATCTGGGAGTCAGATGGGTTGGTGGCCTACCTGCACCCCCGTCCCTGGACCCCAGGCTCTGTTATCTTGGAGCGCAGCACCTCTGGCAGCCCAGGAGGAAGCATCTTCCACCTGCAGGAGTCAGAGTACTTGTCCTGGATGTTGGGGGCAAGAACTGTTGCAAAGCTGCTGTGTGACAGGTTGGGGGTTCGGAGGTGTGCTCTGGTCAGCAGACCCCACAGAGACAGACCTGCCCAG ATCCGTGTCCTCCCCTTACATGGGCTAGATGCAGAATGGCGCCCTCACCTGGCGGGAGAAGAGGAGTACAATGCCCATGACCCAGCTTACTGCACTTCCAAGTCTGCCCCCCGATGGAACGACTCCAGCCTGACTGAAATCCAGAACAAGATTCGTGCCAAGCTTCCTTCACCTGATGCTCCTCCAAATCTGACTTTCTTGGGGGTCGATCCGACACACCCTGGTCTGTTCTCACGCATTGTTCGTGGAGAGGAGCAGCAGTGGCGAGTGTGGGATGACGAAGGTCATGTGGCCTTTCTTACACCCTTTCCTAACTCCCCTGGCTTTACTGTGTTGGTCCCCCGCCGACCTTTAACCTCGGATATATTCAAACTAGATAAAGAGGACTATGAAGGACTGGTACTGGCGACCTGGAAGGTGTCACAGCTTCTCGAGAAGGGGTTGGGTGCCTGGGGCATAGGGCTTATTTTTGAGGGTTTTGAGATTGACTATGCTCATGCCAAGTTGATACCACTGTTTCTACCTCCCTCGGGAGTAGAAGGTGACATCACTACGCCACCATCTCCCCAGTTTTGTGCTACTTACCCAGGATATGTGACCTCGGAAGACGGACCTGAAGCCAGCCTGGAAAACCTAAAGGAGATGCACATCAAAATTACTCTGATTTAG
- the LOC113127705 gene encoding uncharacterized protein LOC113127705 isoform X2, giving the protein MSSTLHRHIIWESDGLVAYLHPRPWTPGSVILERSTSGSPGGSIFHLQESEYLSWMLGARTVAKLLCDRLGVRRCALVSRPHRDRPAQIRVLPLHGLDAEWRPHLAGEEEYNAHDPAYCTSKSAPRWNDSSLTEIQNKIRAKLPSPDAPPNLTFLGVDPTHPGLFSRIVRGEEQQWRVWDDEGHVAFLTPFPNSPGFTVLVPRRPLTSDIFKLDKEDYEGLVLATWKVSQLLEKGLGAWGIGLIFEGFEIDYAHAKLIPLFLPPSGVEGDITTPPSPQFCATYPGYVTSEDGPEASLENLKEMHIKITLI; this is encoded by the exons ATGTCCTCCACTCTCCACCGTCATATCATCTGGGAGTCAGATGGGTTGGTGGCCTACCTGCACCCCCGTCCCTGGACCCCAGGCTCTGTTATCTTGGAGCGCAGCACCTCTGGCAGCCCAGGAGGAAGCATCTTCCACCTGCAGGAGTCAGAGTACTTGTCCTGGATGTTGGGGGCAAGAACTGTTGCAAAGCTGCTGTGTGACAGGTTGGGGGTTCGGAGGTGTGCTCTGGTCAGCAGACCCCACAGAGACAGACCTGCCCAG ATCCGTGTCCTCCCCTTACATGGGCTAGATGCAGAATGGCGCCCTCACCTGGCGGGAGAAGAGGAGTACAATGCCCATGACCCAGCTTACTGCACTTCCAAGTCTGCCCCCCGATGGAACGACTCCAGCCTGACTGAAATCCAGAACAAGATTCGTGCCAAGCTTCCTTCACCTGATGCTCCTCCAAATCTGACTTTCTTGGGGGTCGATCCGACACACCCTGGTCTGTTCTCACGCATTGTTCGTGGAGAGGAGCAGCAGTGGCGAGTGTGGGATGACGAAGGTCATGTGGCCTTTCTTACACCCTTTCCTAACTCCCCTGGCTTTACTGTGTTGGTCCCCCGCCGACCTTTAACCTCGGATATATTCAAACTAGATAAAGAGGACTATGAAGGACTGGTACTGGCGACCTGGAAGGTGTCACAGCTTCTCGAGAAGGGGTTGGGTGCCTGGGGCATAGGGCTTATTTTTGAGGGTTTTGAGATTGACTATGCTCATGCCAAGTTGATACCACTGTTTCTACCTCCCTCGGGAGTAGAAGGTGACATCACTACGCCACCATCTCCCCAGTTTTGTGCTACTTACCCAGGATATGTGACCTCGGAAGACGGACCTGAAGCCAGCCTGGAAAACCTAAAGGAGATGCACATCAAAATTACTCTGATTTAG